In Peptococcaceae bacterium, the genomic window GTCGAGAGGGGCAAATTTAAAAATGAAGCCAAGCCGGGGCCAACCTGCCCTGTATCGCCGTCGGTCGCCCGTTCGCCGGCAAGAATAATATCAATCCTCTCAATTTTTCTGACCGCCTCGGATAACGCGTATGAAGTGGCCCACGTATCGGAACCGGAGAACTCTTTACCGCTGACCAGTATCGCCTCGTCGCACCCCATGGCCAGAGCTTCCCGCAGGGCTTTTTCCGCCGACGGAGGACCCATGGTGATGACAGTTATCTCTCCCCCGTATTTTTCTTTCAACTGGATACCCGTCTCAATGGCGTACAAATCGAGAGGGTTAATAATGCTTTCCACACCCTCCCGGATCATCGTCCCTGTCTTTTCGTCCATCTTTACATTGCTCGTTTCAGGGACCTGCTTGATCGGAATAACAATCCTCAAAACCAATCACTTCCTTCCTAATATTCGATTAGTCTAATATTATACTGGTCCGACCGCTTGGTATATAATATTCGTCATTAACCTTTATTTTCCTGCTAAGAAAAAAATTTTTTATTCCGTTTTCTCTATATTTTTCTTAATCAGGCCCTCAACATAATCAAGGTGATCCCTCATCGCCTTCATGGCTTTTTCAGAGTTTCCTTCCCGCAAGCCTTCAAAAATGCTGTAGTGCTGCCTGATAAAATTCATCATTGTTTCTCTATCGGAGACAAGTTTCGTCCTGGTGTTTTTGATGTGAAAGTCCATTGCCTGGGAAATGGCCATCATTACGTCATAAAGCACCCTGTTTTTGCTTGCCTTCGCGATCGTAAAATGAAACTTGGCGTCGGCCT contains:
- a CDS encoding electron transfer flavoprotein subunit beta/FixA family protein, coding for MRIVIPIKQVPETSNVKMDEKTGTMIREGVESIINPLDLYAIETGIQLKEKYGGEITVITMGPPSAEKALREALAMGCDEAILVSGKEFSGSDTWATSYALSEAVRKIERIDIILAGERATDGDTGQVGPGLASFLNLPLSTYTSRIVELNEGRIVVERLVEEGYEMLRLPLPAVLTVVKEISDPRLPTLRGKKAARAKNIPVWDAGVIGIEATRIGLKGSPTRVVKIESPKVARKGVLLKAQDEDSLQEAVEQLVEFLQKKELLA